Proteins found in one Oceaniferula flava genomic segment:
- the ppdK gene encoding pyruvate, phosphate dikinase, with amino-acid sequence MATKKKAAKKATKKTASKAAASKTTESASSNKNVYFFGGGKADGNGSQKNLLGGKGANLAEMGLIGIPVPAGFTITTEVCTYYYDNGKKYPKTLKAEIEENIAKVEEVMGKKFGDLENPLLLSVRSGARESMPGMMDTILNLGINDEVVEALAKKTGNAKFAWDSYRRFLQMYGSVVMEVEAEEGEHHDPYEVILDKAKAKAKVKDDSGLSAEELQWVVAEFKALIKERSGKNFPEDPRDQLTGAVNAVFNSWNNDRAIVYRQKYGIPAAWGTAVNVQAMVFGNTGTTSGTGVAFTRDPATGENVFYGEYLIDAQGEDVVAGVRTPKPIAQMAKDLPKSHKELLKIRKVLEKHFRDVQDVEFTIEEGKLWMLQTRNGKRTGFAAVNIALDMVKERLIKKEEAILRIPADDLSHLLAPIFDAKAEKAAKKVGSGLPAGPGAACGKIYFSAEESVKAAAKGESVILVRQATSPEDLRGMIAADGILTTEGGASSHAALVARQMGKVCVCGAHNMSIDYSKKSLTGNGVTLKEGDFLSLNGFVGSVYAGEIKSSPSQVIQGLIENKPAAKRSDTYKKFMELMQWTDKLRKLGIRTNSDTPEQVEQAIKFGAEGIGLTRAEHMFFEGNRIDAVREMILADDDEGRAKALKKIKVFMKKDFKGIFKSLEGRPATIRLLDPPLHEFIGTMDTAQKKDLSKKIGMSAAAITRRIHALHEENPMLGHRGCRLGISYPAVTAMQVEAILEAAADVQKAGTKVLPEIMVPLVSYARELELQKQVIDETAAEVRKKLGLKKSELKYTVGTMIEIPRAAITAAEVAKHAEFFSFGTNDLTQTGLGLSRDDSSSFLPAYQDAEVLNNNPFASLDQEGVGQLVEMGAKGGRTTKPKLKLGICGEHGGDPESVKFFHRAGLNYVSCSPFRIPVARLAAAQAALEEKGMARGEVS; translated from the coding sequence ATGGCAACTAAAAAGAAGGCCGCAAAGAAGGCCACCAAGAAAACTGCTTCAAAAGCAGCCGCTAGCAAGACTACCGAGTCTGCTTCTTCCAACAAAAATGTCTACTTCTTCGGAGGTGGCAAGGCCGACGGTAACGGTTCCCAGAAAAACCTCCTCGGAGGTAAGGGCGCTAACCTCGCCGAAATGGGCCTGATCGGAATTCCTGTTCCTGCTGGCTTCACCATCACCACCGAGGTCTGCACCTACTACTACGACAACGGTAAGAAATACCCCAAGACCCTCAAGGCAGAGATCGAAGAAAACATTGCCAAAGTGGAAGAAGTCATGGGCAAAAAATTCGGTGACTTGGAGAACCCACTTCTCCTCTCCGTTCGCTCCGGCGCACGTGAGTCCATGCCCGGCATGATGGACACCATCCTCAACCTCGGTATCAACGACGAGGTGGTCGAAGCGCTGGCCAAGAAAACTGGCAACGCCAAATTCGCATGGGACTCCTACCGTCGTTTCCTCCAGATGTATGGTAGCGTCGTGATGGAAGTGGAAGCCGAAGAAGGCGAGCACCACGATCCTTACGAAGTGATCCTCGATAAAGCCAAGGCCAAGGCCAAGGTGAAAGATGACTCCGGTCTCTCCGCTGAAGAACTGCAGTGGGTGGTCGCCGAGTTCAAAGCACTCATCAAAGAGCGCTCCGGCAAGAATTTCCCAGAAGACCCACGCGACCAGCTCACCGGAGCGGTCAACGCCGTGTTCAACTCCTGGAACAACGACCGTGCCATCGTTTACCGTCAGAAATACGGTATCCCAGCCGCATGGGGAACTGCTGTGAACGTGCAGGCCATGGTCTTCGGTAACACCGGCACCACATCCGGCACTGGCGTTGCATTCACTCGTGACCCCGCCACCGGCGAAAACGTTTTCTACGGTGAGTATCTCATCGATGCCCAGGGCGAAGACGTGGTTGCAGGTGTCCGCACACCGAAGCCTATCGCCCAGATGGCCAAGGACCTTCCCAAGTCGCACAAAGAGCTGCTGAAAATCCGCAAGGTTCTCGAGAAGCACTTCCGCGATGTGCAGGACGTTGAGTTCACCATCGAAGAAGGCAAACTCTGGATGCTGCAGACCCGTAACGGTAAGCGCACCGGTTTCGCCGCAGTCAACATCGCCCTCGACATGGTCAAGGAGCGTCTCATCAAGAAAGAAGAAGCCATCCTCCGCATCCCTGCCGATGACTTGAGCCACCTTCTCGCCCCCATCTTTGATGCCAAGGCTGAGAAAGCTGCCAAGAAAGTGGGTAGCGGTCTCCCTGCCGGCCCTGGTGCTGCATGTGGTAAGATCTACTTCTCCGCTGAAGAGTCCGTCAAAGCTGCTGCCAAAGGTGAGTCGGTCATCCTTGTCCGCCAGGCCACTTCTCCGGAAGACCTTCGCGGCATGATCGCTGCCGACGGTATCCTCACCACCGAAGGTGGAGCTTCCTCCCACGCCGCACTCGTTGCCCGTCAGATGGGTAAAGTCTGCGTCTGCGGTGCTCACAACATGAGCATCGACTACAGCAAGAAGTCCCTCACCGGAAACGGCGTCACTCTCAAGGAGGGCGACTTCCTTTCCCTGAACGGATTTGTCGGTAGCGTCTACGCCGGCGAGATCAAGTCTTCTCCTTCACAGGTGATCCAAGGTCTCATCGAGAACAAGCCTGCTGCCAAGCGTTCCGACACTTACAAGAAGTTCATGGAGCTGATGCAGTGGACCGACAAGCTTCGCAAACTTGGTATCCGCACCAACTCGGACACCCCTGAGCAGGTGGAGCAAGCCATTAAGTTCGGTGCAGAAGGCATCGGCCTGACACGTGCCGAGCACATGTTCTTCGAAGGCAACCGTATCGACGCCGTCCGTGAGATGATCCTCGCTGACGATGACGAAGGCCGCGCCAAGGCACTCAAGAAGATCAAGGTCTTCATGAAAAAAGACTTCAAGGGAATCTTCAAGTCCCTCGAAGGTCGCCCGGCTACCATCCGTCTTCTGGATCCACCACTGCACGAATTCATCGGCACTATGGACACCGCTCAGAAGAAGGATCTCTCCAAGAAGATCGGCATGAGCGCCGCTGCGATCACTCGCCGCATCCACGCTCTCCACGAAGAGAACCCCATGCTGGGTCACCGTGGTTGCCGTCTCGGCATCAGCTACCCAGCTGTTACCGCCATGCAGGTTGAGGCCATCCTCGAAGCTGCTGCTGACGTGCAGAAAGCCGGCACCAAGGTTCTCCCTGAGATCATGGTCCCACTCGTTTCCTACGCCCGTGAGCTTGAGCTCCAGAAGCAGGTCATCGATGAAACTGCCGCTGAAGTCCGTAAGAAACTCGGTCTCAAGAAGAGCGAGCTGAAGTACACCGTCGGAACCATGATCGAGATTCCTCGCGCTGCCATCACCGCTGCTGAAGTGGCCAAGCACGCTGAGTTCTTCTCCTTCGGAACCAACGACCTCACCCAGACCGGTCTCGGCCTGTCTCGTGACGACTCCTCCAGCTTCCTTCCTGCTTACCAGGACGCCGAAGTGCTCAACAACAACCCATTCGCCAGCCTCGACCAAGAGGGTGTCGGACAGCTCGTTGAAATGGGTGCCAAAGGTGGCCGCACCACCAAGCCGAAACTGAAACTCGGCATCTGTGGTGAGCACGGTGGTGATCCGGAATCCGTGAAGTTCTTCCACCGCGCAGGACTCAACTACGTTTCCTGCTCGCCATTCCGTATCCCCGTTGCCCGTCTTGCCGCTGCGCAAGCCGCCCTCGAGGAAAAAGGCATGGCTCGCGGAGAGGTCAGCTAA
- the hemE gene encoding uroporphyrinogen decarboxylase — MTSRERFLASIRRQPTDRTPVWVMRQAGRYLPEYRALKEKYSFIELAQTPELATEVTLQPLKRFPLDAAIIFSDILIIPEALGQPYHFRDKSVGGGIAMDYLLDSEAKIDALDASGIEEKLAYLPAALRMTRQEIGEDKTLLGFGGSPWTLAAYMTEGGSLKDLAALKSLFYSEPAVFEKLMHKVTDAVIDLFKMQIEAGIDAVQIFDSAGAFCPSHQYEAMSLKWIKKITDSLPEDFPVIIFAKGMGHQKDALCATGASVLSVDWTIDLPSYYDSLPDNVAVQGNLDPLILTASADVVREETRILLEKMKGRHGHILNLGHGILPSAKPENMQVLCDTVAECS, encoded by the coding sequence ATGACATCCAGAGAACGCTTCCTCGCCTCCATTCGCCGCCAGCCGACCGACCGCACACCCGTCTGGGTGATGCGCCAAGCTGGTCGCTACCTGCCTGAATACCGCGCTCTCAAGGAAAAATACAGCTTCATCGAGCTGGCGCAGACCCCCGAGCTGGCCACCGAGGTCACCCTGCAGCCGCTGAAACGTTTCCCTCTCGATGCTGCGATCATCTTTTCCGACATCCTCATCATCCCGGAGGCGCTCGGCCAGCCCTACCACTTCCGCGATAAATCAGTGGGTGGCGGCATTGCCATGGATTACCTGCTCGATTCCGAAGCAAAAATCGACGCACTCGACGCCTCCGGGATCGAAGAAAAACTCGCCTACCTCCCCGCCGCCCTGCGCATGACGCGTCAGGAAATTGGCGAGGACAAAACGCTGCTCGGCTTCGGCGGCTCCCCATGGACACTCGCCGCTTACATGACCGAAGGCGGCTCGCTCAAGGACCTCGCCGCACTGAAGTCGCTGTTCTACTCGGAGCCCGCTGTGTTTGAAAAACTGATGCACAAAGTAACCGATGCGGTGATCGACTTGTTCAAGATGCAGATCGAAGCCGGCATCGATGCTGTGCAGATCTTCGACTCCGCAGGCGCCTTCTGCCCGAGCCACCAATACGAAGCAATGTCGCTGAAGTGGATCAAAAAGATCACCGACTCGCTGCCGGAAGACTTCCCCGTGATCATCTTCGCCAAGGGCATGGGACACCAGAAGGACGCACTCTGCGCCACCGGTGCCAGCGTGCTCAGCGTCGATTGGACCATCGACCTCCCGAGCTACTACGACAGCCTGCCAGACAACGTCGCCGTGCAGGGTAACCTCGATCCCCTCATCCTCACCGCCAGCGCGGATGTGGTGCGAGAGGAAACACGCATCTTGTTAGAAAAAATGAAAGGTCGCCACGGCCACATCCTTAACCTCGGCCACGGCATCCTGCCTTCGGCCAAGCCTGAGAACATGCAGGTGCTCTGCGACACCGTCGCCGAGTGTTCCTAA
- a CDS encoding AI-2E family transporter translates to MSQEPTTPEPPSRSSLGNKVQERLATFSFVQHAILLLAVAYTLYFIRPVLLPIILSLLLSLILKPIHRYLCKLKLPSPMSSLLIILTVLGLLGTGIYYLSAPAVEYTDKLRNEIVKNRLKSVFYPIAKIQKEISQVATEVEKITNTGEDEGGDDSLNQEDIKNEESINAKTGSLERSKIPNQQIATLDETFVKPLSPVKVNIATNPIDELVEIINSVGYYIVVTLTLVYFILAYGEKMLNRITEVDLTAKLMDEVTNEVSRYMFTITIINIVLGLVIGLAMWALGMPNPVLWGVLAAVLNFIPYIGAIVGTCIVFLVAATHYDQSMFIILVPGVYYLTTLFEGNFVTPAILGESFTVNPIIIFVWVLCWGAFWGIPGMLIGLPLLMTCRIILSRWQGFKRIERIIST, encoded by the coding sequence ATGAGCCAAGAACCAACCACACCTGAACCTCCCTCCCGCAGTTCTCTGGGAAACAAGGTTCAGGAGAGGCTGGCCACCTTCAGCTTCGTGCAGCACGCCATCCTCCTGTTGGCGGTGGCTTACACCCTGTATTTCATTCGCCCGGTCCTGCTGCCGATCATTCTCTCGCTGCTGCTGTCGCTGATTCTCAAACCGATCCATCGCTACCTGTGCAAGCTCAAGCTGCCCTCGCCGATGAGCTCGCTGCTGATCATCCTGACCGTCTTGGGATTGTTGGGAACAGGGATTTACTACCTCTCGGCACCCGCGGTGGAATACACCGACAAGCTGAGAAACGAGATCGTCAAGAATCGACTCAAGAGCGTCTTCTACCCGATCGCCAAAATCCAGAAAGAGATTTCCCAGGTGGCCACCGAGGTGGAAAAGATCACCAACACGGGCGAAGACGAAGGCGGCGACGACAGCCTGAACCAAGAGGACATCAAGAACGAAGAGTCTATCAATGCCAAGACCGGCTCGCTGGAACGAAGCAAGATCCCCAATCAGCAAATCGCCACACTCGACGAAACCTTTGTCAAACCACTCAGCCCGGTGAAGGTGAATATCGCCACTAATCCGATAGACGAGCTGGTGGAAATCATCAACTCCGTGGGCTACTACATCGTGGTCACCCTGACGCTGGTCTACTTCATCCTAGCCTACGGCGAAAAGATGCTCAACCGGATCACGGAAGTGGATCTAACGGCGAAACTGATGGACGAGGTGACCAATGAGGTCTCGCGCTACATGTTCACCATCACGATCATCAACATCGTCTTGGGCCTGGTCATCGGTCTGGCGATGTGGGCGCTGGGCATGCCGAATCCGGTGCTCTGGGGTGTGCTCGCCGCGGTGCTGAATTTCATCCCCTACATCGGTGCCATCGTCGGCACCTGCATCGTTTTCCTCGTGGCCGCCACCCACTACGATCAAAGTATGTTCATCATCTTGGTGCCCGGCGTTTACTACCTCACCACCCTCTTTGAAGGGAATTTTGTCACCCCCGCCATCCTCGGCGAGAGCTTCACCGTGAATCCGATCATCATCTTCGTCTGGGTGCTCTGCTGGGGAGCATTCTGGGGCATCCCCGGCATGCTGATCGGGCTGCCACTGCTGATGACCTGCCGCATTATCTTGTCCCGCTGGCAGGGGTTCAAACGCATCGAGCGTATCATCTCGACCTAG
- a CDS encoding DUF4235 domain-containing protein produces the protein MNITPSKKQILMAAGLAVPFIASRATKGVIGKGYRAFTDREPPKNPASPSTEWKDALTWSILTGAAGGLARLVMRRALAHSSVLTDGYDMEQKKAALEQEDE, from the coding sequence ATGAACATCACCCCATCCAAAAAACAAATCCTCATGGCCGCCGGCCTGGCGGTGCCATTCATTGCCTCCCGCGCCACCAAGGGCGTGATCGGCAAAGGCTACCGCGCCTTCACCGATCGCGAACCGCCGAAAAACCCCGCATCGCCATCCACCGAATGGAAGGACGCCCTGACCTGGTCCATCCTCACTGGAGCCGCCGGTGGATTGGCTCGCTTGGTGATGCGCCGCGCCCTGGCGCATAGCTCGGTGCTGACCGATGGCTACGATATGGAGCAGAAAAAAGCCGCCCTCGAACAGGAAGATGAATAA